A genomic segment from Ptychodera flava strain L36383 chromosome 8, AS_Pfla_20210202, whole genome shotgun sequence encodes:
- the LOC139139537 gene encoding contactin-5-like has protein sequence MACQQSHIMTMTVTFLAVLLCILILPVQVISDISISPSGLVLVKQGNPITLTCRVDFDSGDPEPLLSWYLNGVPLSPGNKYQILDNSGDLATTKTLEIRSVDESLDSGNYRCENSRPAAGATYKAAVEIVVYTVPNITTNGDQLLRPNDSMILKCEVTGNYKDYPVLWKKDGKDLSNSPGVYDLDGDGVNDVDLLIDGSLIILNASEDDLGLYECSVHYVIRGEYLVESRIIKVFEDIVIGPVKDDGNAASPPNMITVLMMAIVLPAISGLSFFPSFNLQEPCHR, from the exons ATGGCCTGTCAACAGTCTCATATCATGACAATGACTGTGACGTTTCTTGCCGTCCTTTTGTGTATACTCATCTTACCTGTGCAGGTGATTTCTG ATATAAGCATTTCACCAAGTGGTTTGGTGCTAGTTAAGCAAGGAAACCCCATCACGCTGACTTGCCGAGTGGATTTCGACAGTGGCGATCCTGAACCTCTGCTGTCATGGTATTTAAACGGCGTCCCGTTGTCTCCCGGCAACAAGTACCAGATCCTAGACAATAGTGGCGATTTGGCTACCACAAAGACGCTGGAAATTCGCAGCGTCGATGAATCTTTGGATTCCGGGAATTACAGGTGTGAAAACAGTAGGCCAGCTGCAGGAGCAACGTACAAAGCCGCGGTGGAAATAGTAGTCTATACAG TTCCCAACATAACCACAAACGGAGACCAATTACTCAGACCAAATGACAGCATGATCCTGAAATGCGAAGTTACGGGTAACTACAAAGACTACCCCGTTTTGTGGAAGAAAGACGGCAAGGATTTGAGCAACTCTCCCGGCGTGTATGACCTTGATGGGGACGGCGTCAATGACGTTGACCTTCTCATAGACGGTTCGTTAATTATTCTGAATGCCAGTGAGGATGATTTGGGACTATATGAATGCAGTGTACACTATGTTATCAGAGGAGAATATCTTGTAGAGAGCagaattataaaagtttttGAAG ACATTGTCATCGGACCTGTCAAAGATGATGGTAATGCAGCGTCGCCACCAAACATGATTACAGTGCTGATGATGGCTATTGTTCTCCCAGCGATTTCAGGCCTGAGCTTTTTCCCATCATTCAACCTGCAAGAACCTTGTCACCGGTGA